From the Maioricimonas rarisocia genome, one window contains:
- a CDS encoding 3-oxoacyl-[acyl-carrier-protein] synthase III C-terminal domain-containing protein, whose translation MAYQPMTGVRCTHAVDLADRIDLFELIGNERVLELSHQGRGPGFATEATVAKSTGVEQRRILRPGVKPIDLAVEVIDRLAEEFGLDIHDCPWIGLCHSNTDPAAADRLADKLSRVVGLPRERVANINFGCVGYLELLRRGAGQLAELPEGTRVPLLTVETPEDWHDATDRAFCGIISAGATGTILQRDAGHKLRYINVEHIPVSDEIRNHQPFFWVEEGEFLRFSGDTSQRRVMRMNGEAVFLSGVNLMIEACRTAFNAVSPTDQRIIVVPHQPSGKMLRAMIAVLRDELPCAEIINNLALYGNSISSSIPTVLARINDVLVDQGSDRLSEGDLLLLPAAGICMETRADHLTQGWAVIEW comes from the coding sequence ATGGCATACCAGCCCATGACGGGGGTGCGGTGCACCCATGCGGTCGACCTGGCAGACAGAATCGACCTGTTTGAACTCATCGGTAACGAGCGTGTGCTCGAACTCTCTCATCAGGGACGCGGCCCCGGATTCGCCACCGAGGCGACTGTGGCCAAATCCACCGGCGTCGAACAGCGGCGGATTCTCCGTCCCGGCGTCAAACCAATCGACCTGGCCGTCGAGGTCATCGATCGTCTGGCAGAAGAGTTCGGCCTCGACATTCACGACTGTCCGTGGATCGGGCTGTGTCACTCGAACACAGATCCCGCCGCCGCCGATCGCCTTGCCGACAAGCTCTCACGAGTTGTCGGACTTCCTCGCGAGCGCGTGGCCAACATCAACTTTGGCTGCGTCGGCTATCTCGAACTGCTGCGGCGTGGAGCCGGCCAGCTCGCGGAACTTCCGGAGGGGACCCGCGTCCCTCTGCTGACGGTCGAAACGCCCGAAGACTGGCACGACGCAACGGACCGTGCCTTCTGCGGCATTATCTCGGCAGGAGCAACCGGAACGATTCTGCAGCGGGATGCCGGCCACAAGCTGCGGTACATCAACGTCGAGCACATTCCCGTCTCCGACGAGATCCGCAACCACCAGCCTTTCTTCTGGGTCGAAGAAGGTGAGTTTCTGCGATTCTCCGGCGACACCTCGCAACGTCGGGTGATGCGGATGAACGGCGAAGCCGTCTTTCTCAGCGGCGTCAATCTCATGATTGAAGCCTGCCGCACCGCCTTCAATGCGGTCTCGCCCACCGACCAGCGAATCATCGTCGTGCCGCACCAGCCGAGCGGCAAGATGCTTCGCGCCATGATCGCGGTGCTGCGGGACGAACTCCCCTGTGCCGAGATCATCAACAACCTGGCACTCTACGGGAACTCGATCTCCTCGAGCATCCCGACGGTACTGGCGCGGATCAATGATGTCCTCGTCGACCAGGGTTCCGACCGGCTCAGCGAAGGTGACCTGCTGCTGCTGCCGGCCGCCGGCATCTGCATGGAAACCCGTGCCGATCACCTCACGCAGGGCTGGGCCGTCATCGAGTGGTAA
- a CDS encoding FG-GAP repeat domain-containing protein, whose amino-acid sequence MISPHALCLTILFGIGSIATAGDDIHWERVQLDSRFRAEGAAIADLNNDGKADIIAGDVWYAAPDWQRHEIRQPGDFWAGDGYSNNFCNWTYDINDDGWEDVIIVGFPGDPFHWYENPKGKDGHWKEHVIWHSICNETPQFADINGDDRPEIILGSQPEAQIGYIEIPTGDAVYEKWKFTAVSRPGDPMQNGTFKYYHGLGVGDVNSDRRTDIVIPHGWWEQPASASSTLWTFHAHVLGQDQPQKMADVHVQDLDRDGDADFIGSSAHAHGVWWFETTDDGIRQHLIDESFSQTHAMHFVDVDGDGQQDIVTGKRYFAHNGRDPGGLDPVGMYWYRVERNEGQPPKFTRHEIVAGRDTGVGTQFAVGDIDGDGLIDIALSNKKGVNILLQRR is encoded by the coding sequence ATGATCTCACCCCACGCACTCTGTCTGACCATTCTGTTCGGCATCGGTTCGATTGCGACCGCCGGCGACGACATCCACTGGGAACGGGTCCAGCTCGATTCCCGCTTTCGCGCCGAGGGGGCCGCCATCGCCGATCTGAACAACGACGGCAAGGCAGACATCATCGCCGGCGACGTCTGGTACGCCGCTCCCGACTGGCAGCGGCACGAGATCCGCCAGCCGGGCGACTTCTGGGCGGGTGACGGCTACAGCAACAACTTCTGCAACTGGACGTACGACATCAACGACGACGGTTGGGAAGACGTGATCATCGTCGGCTTCCCCGGCGATCCGTTCCACTGGTACGAGAATCCCAAAGGGAAGGACGGCCACTGGAAGGAACACGTCATCTGGCACAGCATCTGTAACGAGACGCCGCAGTTCGCCGACATCAACGGCGACGATCGCCCCGAGATCATCCTCGGCTCGCAGCCAGAAGCACAGATAGGCTACATCGAGATCCCGACCGGCGATGCCGTCTACGAGAAATGGAAGTTCACCGCCGTCAGCCGCCCCGGCGATCCGATGCAGAACGGAACCTTCAAGTATTACCACGGCCTGGGCGTCGGTGACGTCAACAGCGACCGACGAACCGACATCGTCATCCCGCACGGCTGGTGGGAACAGCCCGCCTCCGCCTCCAGCACCCTCTGGACGTTCCACGCCCACGTCCTTGGACAGGACCAGCCGCAGAAAATGGCGGACGTCCACGTACAGGATCTCGACCGGGACGGCGACGCCGACTTCATCGGCAGTTCGGCTCACGCTCACGGAGTCTGGTGGTTTGAAACGACCGACGACGGCATTCGCCAGCACCTGATCGACGAGTCGTTTTCCCAGACGCACGCGATGCACTTCGTGGATGTCGATGGCGACGGTCAGCAGGACATCGTCACCGGTAAGCGATACTTCGCCCACAACGGCCGGGACCCGGGAGGACTCGATCCGGTCGGCATGTACTGGTATCGCGTCGAGCGGAATGAAGGACAGCCGCCTAAGTTCACCCGCCACGAAATCGTCGCCGGCCGCGACACCGGCGTGGGGACGCAGTTCGCGGTGGGAGACATCGACGGCGACGGTCTGATCGACATCGCCCTGTCGAACAAGAAAGGCGTCAACATTCTGCTGCAGCGCCGCTGA
- a CDS encoding DUF1552 domain-containing protein, with amino-acid sequence MNRNTSRRDFLRNVGMSAAALPFVCNLPSLGFANSTGRKQRLVVLFSPNGVVPKNFWPDEAGELTALKESLSPLEPFRDRVLTLHGVCDKVRGDGDSHMRGMGCLLTGTELYPGNIQGGSHTPAGWASGSSIDQELKRFLQSNPETQTRFGSLEFGVAVPERADTWTRMVYAGPNKPIAPIDDPYQMFSRLYGQVKDQESLRSILDDLQEDFGKVRSMVSQEDRQLLEEHATFVRELEQELTASRDSGLDHPVPELEPGVKDENDNIPKISKMQIELMVNSFTADFTRIATLQYTNSVGQARMRWLGIDEGHHSLSHEPDDNDDAQTKLTAINKWYCEQLAYLVKRLSETPEPGGPGSLLDNTTIIWTNELGKGNSHTLDNIPFVMVGGGLGFRMGRALKYPKVPHNRLLLSIAHSMGHHIEQFGNPDFCGDGPLTDLT; translated from the coding sequence ATGAACCGCAACACGTCACGTCGTGATTTCCTTCGCAACGTCGGCATGAGTGCCGCCGCATTGCCGTTTGTCTGCAATCTGCCCAGCCTCGGTTTCGCGAATTCCACCGGACGCAAGCAGCGACTGGTCGTGTTGTTCAGCCCCAACGGCGTGGTTCCGAAGAACTTCTGGCCCGACGAAGCCGGCGAACTGACTGCACTCAAAGAGTCGCTCTCGCCGCTCGAACCGTTTCGCGACCGCGTCCTGACGCTGCATGGCGTCTGCGACAAGGTCCGCGGTGACGGCGACAGCCACATGCGCGGTATGGGCTGCCTGCTGACCGGCACCGAACTGTATCCCGGCAACATTCAGGGCGGGTCGCACACGCCGGCCGGTTGGGCCAGCGGCAGCTCGATTGACCAGGAACTCAAGCGATTCCTGCAGAGCAATCCCGAAACACAGACCCGTTTCGGCTCGCTCGAATTCGGCGTCGCGGTCCCCGAGCGGGCCGACACCTGGACCCGCATGGTCTACGCCGGCCCCAACAAGCCGATCGCCCCGATCGACGATCCGTACCAGATGTTCTCCCGGCTGTACGGCCAGGTGAAGGACCAGGAGAGTCTCCGCAGCATTCTCGACGACCTGCAGGAAGACTTCGGCAAGGTCCGTTCGATGGTCAGTCAGGAAGATCGTCAGCTGCTCGAAGAGCACGCGACGTTCGTGCGTGAACTCGAACAGGAACTGACCGCCTCGCGCGACTCCGGGCTCGATCATCCGGTTCCCGAACTCGAACCGGGGGTGAAGGACGAGAACGACAACATCCCGAAGATCAGCAAGATGCAGATCGAGCTGATGGTGAACAGCTTCACCGCCGACTTCACCCGCATCGCAACGCTGCAGTACACCAACTCGGTCGGCCAGGCGCGGATGCGGTGGCTCGGGATCGACGAAGGGCATCACTCTCTTTCCCACGAGCCGGACGACAACGACGACGCTCAGACCAAGTTAACCGCCATCAACAAGTGGTACTGCGAGCAGCTCGCCTACCTCGTCAAGCGGCTGTCCGAAACCCCCGAACCGGGCGGTCCGGGATCGCTGCTCGACAACACGACCATCATCTGGACGAACGAACTCGGTAAGGGGAACTCCCACACCCTCGACAACATTCCGTTCGTCATGGTGGGGGGCGGCCTGGGCTTCCGCATGGGCCGTGCACTCAAGTACCCGAAGGTGCCGCACAACCGGCTGCTCCTTTCGATCGCCCACAGCATGGGGCATCACATCGAGCAGTTCGGCAACCCGGACTTCTGCGGCGACGGCCCGCTGACCGACCTGACGTAG
- a CDS encoding DUF1592 domain-containing protein has translation MMHLIQHSACRVFTTRVRLICVLACSLTAALAPFSAARAEEKIGEKIYQQKCALCHGVNGEGNDDHYGSPLIGDRSLQELTELIVDTMPEEDPDECVGEEAEQVARYVYDAFYSEIAQARNRPAEIEFSRLTVRQYEHAVSDLLGSFTGSGNWADNEGLKAEYFRTRRFRGNERLVERVDPQIDFDFGEGVPIELPAPEEEAQEADASADKEKQDEEAKKKKDEEDKSRFNPEEFSIRWQGSVMAPETGDYEFILEVGNGARLWVNDGNTPLIDAWVKSGDHSEYRETIRLLGGRPYFIRVDFFKFKDKSASIRLKWKPPHHAEEVIPARYLATSRMPEQFVITTPFPPDDRSTGFERGSSISKQWQQATTYAAIETAGYVAAHIDQLAKTKSDAEDRGEKIRNFCRQFAERAFRRPLSDEQKALYIDRQFDDSEHLETAVRRTVMLVLKSPRFLYREAGFGQFDDYDVAAWLAFTLWDSLPDQQLREAAAKGQLRTRDQIAGQARRMVNDLRTQAKMREFLHQWLQIDRFHDIAKDPEKYPGFDERIVSDLRTSLDLFLDDILESKSADFRRTLLEESIYLNGRLAPLYGADLPDDADFQKVVLDTQDRAGILSHPYLMTGFAYDSTSSPIHRGVFLSRSVLGRFLKPPPEAVPPLAPELHAELTTRERVALQTSPKVCQTCHVMINELGFSLEHFDAIGRYREQEKDRPIDASGSYLSRSGERVEFTGTRELAEFLADHNEPQRAFAEQLFQYTVKQPVRAFGDDRLDHLHEAFRESDFNIHRLLVEIATQSAMKARELEQKVADN, from the coding sequence ATGATGCATCTGATTCAACATTCCGCCTGCCGTGTATTCACGACGCGCGTTCGTCTGATCTGCGTGCTCGCCTGCTCGCTGACCGCAGCACTGGCACCGTTTTCTGCTGCGCGGGCCGAAGAAAAGATCGGCGAGAAGATCTACCAGCAGAAGTGTGCTCTCTGCCACGGCGTCAACGGCGAGGGGAATGACGACCACTACGGATCTCCTCTCATCGGCGACCGTTCCCTTCAGGAACTGACCGAGCTCATCGTCGACACCATGCCGGAGGAGGATCCGGACGAGTGTGTGGGCGAAGAAGCCGAACAGGTCGCCCGCTACGTCTACGACGCCTTCTACTCCGAGATCGCCCAGGCACGCAATCGCCCTGCCGAGATCGAGTTCTCCCGACTGACCGTACGCCAGTACGAGCATGCCGTGAGCGACCTGCTCGGCAGCTTTACCGGGAGTGGCAACTGGGCCGACAACGAGGGACTCAAGGCGGAATACTTCCGCACCCGCCGGTTCCGCGGCAACGAACGACTCGTCGAGCGGGTCGATCCGCAGATCGACTTTGACTTCGGCGAAGGAGTTCCGATCGAATTGCCCGCTCCGGAAGAAGAAGCTCAGGAAGCGGACGCCAGCGCGGACAAGGAGAAGCAGGACGAGGAGGCGAAGAAGAAAAAGGACGAAGAGGACAAGTCCCGCTTCAATCCCGAAGAGTTCTCCATTCGCTGGCAGGGCTCCGTCATGGCGCCCGAGACCGGCGACTACGAGTTCATTCTGGAAGTCGGCAATGGCGCCCGGTTGTGGGTGAACGATGGCAACACGCCGCTCATCGACGCCTGGGTCAAGTCGGGGGACCATTCCGAGTACCGCGAGACGATTCGGCTGCTCGGTGGACGTCCCTACTTCATCCGCGTCGACTTCTTCAAGTTCAAGGACAAGTCCGCGTCGATCCGGCTGAAGTGGAAGCCGCCGCACCACGCCGAAGAAGTCATTCCGGCCAGGTATCTGGCGACCAGCCGGATGCCTGAGCAGTTCGTCATCACGACGCCGTTCCCGCCGGACGACCGCAGCACCGGCTTCGAGCGGGGCTCGTCCATCTCGAAGCAGTGGCAGCAGGCGACCACCTATGCCGCGATCGAAACGGCCGGCTACGTCGCCGCACACATCGACCAGTTGGCAAAAACGAAAAGCGACGCCGAGGACCGCGGCGAGAAGATTCGGAACTTCTGCCGGCAGTTTGCCGAGCGGGCCTTCCGCCGTCCGCTGAGCGACGAACAGAAGGCGTTGTACATCGACCGCCAGTTCGACGATTCCGAGCACCTCGAAACGGCCGTGCGACGGACGGTGATGCTGGTCCTCAAGTCTCCCCGGTTCCTCTACCGGGAAGCAGGATTCGGCCAGTTCGACGACTACGACGTGGCAGCCTGGCTGGCGTTCACACTGTGGGATTCCCTGCCGGACCAGCAGCTGCGGGAAGCCGCGGCCAAAGGGCAGTTGCGAACGCGCGACCAGATTGCCGGTCAGGCCCGGCGGATGGTCAACGACCTGCGGACGCAGGCGAAGATGCGTGAGTTTCTGCACCAGTGGCTGCAGATTGACCGGTTCCACGACATTGCCAAGGATCCGGAGAAGTACCCCGGTTTTGACGAACGGATTGTGTCCGACCTGCGGACGTCACTCGACCTGTTCCTCGACGACATCCTCGAAAGCAAGTCGGCCGACTTCCGCCGGACCCTGCTCGAAGAATCGATCTACCTGAACGGGCGTCTCGCGCCGCTCTACGGTGCCGACCTGCCGGACGATGCCGACTTCCAGAAGGTGGTGCTCGACACCCAGGACCGGGCCGGCATCCTTTCGCACCCGTACCTGATGACCGGTTTCGCCTACGACTCGACGAGTTCGCCGATTCATCGCGGCGTGTTCCTCTCGCGCAGCGTGCTGGGCCGCTTCCTCAAGCCGCCGCCAGAAGCGGTCCCGCCGCTCGCCCCGGAACTCCATGCCGAACTGACCACCCGTGAGCGGGTCGCACTGCAGACCAGTCCGAAAGTCTGTCAGACGTGCCACGTGATGATCAACGAGCTCGGCTTTTCGCTCGAACACTTCGACGCGATCGGTCGATATCGGGAGCAGGAGAAGGACCGGCCGATCGACGCCAGCGGATCGTATCTGTCGCGTTCGGGCGAACGGGTGGAGTTCACGGGAACACGCGAACTGGCCGAGTTTCTGGCTGACCACAACGAGCCGCAACGGGCCTTCGCCGAGCAGCTGTTCCAGTACACCGTCAAGCAGCCGGTGCGGGCCTTCGGAGACGATCGCCTAGACCACCTGCACGAAGCGTTTCGCGAGAGCGACTTCAACATTCACCGGCTTCTTGTCGAAATTGCGACGCAATCAGCAATGAAGGCGCGTGAACTCGAACAGAAGGTCGCCGATAATTGA
- the ligA gene encoding NAD-dependent DNA ligase LigA → MTESVRKEIEELRREIERHNRLYYVEARPEISDLEFDKLLKRLEKLEAEHPEYDSPDSPSHKVGGEPIEGFQTVEHILPMLSIDNVYNTYAVREFDVRVRKYLQRDEPLDYTVEYKIDGVALSATYENGHFARAVTRGDGRRGDDITHNARTIGGIPLRLQTDSPPAVLEIRGEAFIANSDFARLRAEQKGRGETPFANPRNATAGALKLLDPKESARRRVRFLAHGTGYTEGIWFETHVDFLRTLRELGVPATPDVEAFRGIDAALEHGQQLIENLHALDFEVDGLVIKANSFDLRDELGATSKSPRWLIAYKWEKYEAVTQIEDITIQVGKTGTLTPVAHLKPVEIAGTTVSRASLHNRDELERLGVRIGDQVVVEKAGKIIPHVVRVQEDERTGKEQEFEFPERCPECGGDVVQDEGGVYVRCINPNCPAQLRESLRFFASRQAMDIEGLGIKRIEQLIGAGFLTSFADVYRLKDKQEELLELERLGEKSLENLLAGIEESRSRPMWRLLTALNIRHVGASNAQVLADRFGTLDEIAKQSEEALAEVHEIGPVIAKSVYEFFQADVGKGIIDELREAGLNFGTPVERQEDGPKPLEGKTIVVTGSLTKFTRDEVKEFIHRLGGKASSSVSKKTDYLVAGEKAGSKLDKAKELGVTVISEQDLFEMADGAPPVDEAGESEA, encoded by the coding sequence ATGACAGAGAGCGTACGCAAGGAAATTGAGGAGCTGCGACGCGAGATCGAGCGGCATAATCGGCTGTACTACGTCGAAGCCCGCCCGGAAATCAGCGACCTCGAGTTCGACAAGCTGCTCAAACGGCTCGAGAAACTCGAGGCCGAGCACCCGGAGTACGATTCGCCGGACAGCCCCTCGCACAAGGTGGGGGGCGAGCCGATCGAGGGCTTCCAGACCGTCGAGCACATCTTGCCGATGCTCTCGATCGACAACGTGTACAACACCTACGCGGTGCGGGAATTCGACGTGCGCGTGCGGAAGTATCTGCAGCGCGACGAGCCGCTCGATTACACCGTCGAGTACAAGATCGACGGGGTGGCGCTGTCGGCCACGTACGAGAACGGTCACTTCGCCCGCGCCGTCACGCGCGGGGATGGACGCCGGGGTGACGACATCACCCACAACGCCCGCACGATCGGCGGGATCCCGCTGCGGCTGCAGACCGATTCGCCGCCTGCGGTGCTGGAGATCCGCGGGGAGGCGTTCATTGCGAACTCCGACTTTGCCCGCCTCCGTGCCGAGCAGAAGGGGCGGGGAGAAACCCCGTTCGCCAACCCACGCAACGCCACCGCCGGGGCCCTCAAGCTGCTTGATCCGAAGGAGTCGGCCCGCCGGCGGGTGCGGTTTCTGGCCCACGGCACCGGATATACCGAGGGGATTTGGTTCGAGACCCACGTCGACTTTCTTCGGACACTCCGCGAACTGGGAGTGCCGGCCACGCCGGACGTCGAGGCGTTTCGCGGAATCGATGCCGCTCTCGAGCACGGCCAGCAGCTGATCGAGAACCTGCACGCCCTCGACTTCGAAGTGGACGGGCTTGTCATCAAGGCGAACTCGTTCGACCTGCGGGACGAGCTGGGGGCGACATCCAAGAGTCCCCGCTGGCTCATCGCCTACAAATGGGAGAAGTACGAAGCGGTCACGCAGATCGAGGACATCACGATCCAGGTCGGCAAGACCGGCACGCTCACGCCGGTCGCGCACCTGAAGCCGGTCGAGATCGCCGGCACGACCGTCTCGCGGGCAAGCCTGCACAACCGGGACGAACTGGAGCGTCTCGGCGTGCGGATCGGCGATCAGGTCGTCGTGGAGAAGGCGGGGAAGATCATTCCACACGTTGTTCGCGTCCAGGAGGACGAGCGAACCGGCAAGGAGCAGGAGTTTGAATTTCCCGAGCGGTGTCCCGAGTGCGGCGGCGACGTCGTGCAGGACGAAGGGGGCGTATACGTCCGCTGCATCAATCCGAACTGCCCGGCCCAGCTGCGGGAGAGCCTGCGGTTCTTCGCTTCGCGGCAGGCGATGGACATCGAGGGGCTGGGGATCAAACGGATCGAACAACTGATCGGTGCTGGCTTTCTGACCAGCTTCGCGGACGTTTACCGGCTGAAGGACAAACAGGAGGAACTGCTCGAGCTCGAACGGTTGGGAGAGAAGTCGCTTGAGAACCTGCTGGCCGGGATCGAGGAGTCGCGGTCACGCCCGATGTGGCGGCTGCTGACCGCTCTGAACATTCGGCACGTGGGGGCCAGCAATGCGCAGGTGCTGGCGGACCGGTTCGGCACTCTCGATGAGATTGCGAAGCAGTCCGAGGAGGCTCTGGCCGAGGTTCACGAGATCGGCCCCGTGATCGCGAAGTCGGTGTACGAGTTCTTCCAGGCGGATGTCGGGAAGGGGATCATCGACGAACTGCGCGAGGCCGGGCTGAATTTCGGGACGCCGGTCGAGCGGCAAGAGGACGGCCCGAAGCCGCTCGAAGGGAAGACGATCGTCGTGACCGGTTCCCTGACGAAGTTCACCCGGGACGAGGTGAAGGAGTTCATCCACCGGCTGGGAGGCAAGGCGAGCAGCAGCGTCTCGAAGAAGACGGACTACCTCGTCGCTGGTGAGAAGGCGGGCAGCAAGCTGGACAAGGCAAAAGAGCTGGGCGTCACGGTGATCTCGGAGCAGGATCTGTTCGAGATGGCGGACGGGGCGCCCCCTGTCGATGAAGCGGGTGAGTCGGAAGCGTAG
- a CDS encoding ParA family protein, producing the protein MRTIAIMNQKGGVGKTTTSVNLAAGLARAGRRVCLIDLDPQAHASIHLGVEASGSVDTIYQVFAGARTVEQVRQLVSSNLWVAPADLDLAATEVELVDAPGREYVLRNALQAASADDHFDYVVMDCPPSLSVLTINALSAATEVFIPLQPHFFALQGLSKLFETTALVTRRLNRQLRVSGIVLCLYETGTRLAADVTDDLMRFLDASDPQAPWSQARVFDSRIRRNIKLAEAPSFGQSIFDYDGQSAGAKDYGSLVNEVLAAEAGAAPAEHREAA; encoded by the coding sequence ATGCGCACGATTGCGATCATGAATCAGAAGGGTGGCGTCGGGAAGACGACCACCAGTGTCAATCTCGCCGCTGGCCTGGCCCGTGCCGGCCGTCGCGTCTGCCTGATCGACCTCGATCCGCAGGCACATGCGTCGATCCACCTGGGTGTCGAAGCTTCCGGAAGCGTCGACACGATCTATCAGGTCTTCGCCGGCGCCCGGACTGTCGAACAGGTCCGCCAGCTGGTTTCCTCCAACCTGTGGGTGGCCCCGGCTGACCTCGATCTGGCCGCGACGGAAGTCGAACTCGTCGATGCGCCCGGCCGCGAGTACGTCCTCCGCAATGCGCTGCAGGCCGCCTCGGCCGACGACCATTTCGATTACGTCGTCATGGACTGCCCGCCGTCGCTGAGCGTTTTGACGATCAACGCCCTCAGTGCCGCGACCGAAGTCTTCATCCCGCTGCAGCCGCACTTCTTCGCGCTGCAGGGACTTTCGAAGCTGTTCGAGACAACAGCCCTGGTGACGCGACGGCTCAACCGGCAACTGCGGGTTTCCGGCATCGTGCTCTGCCTGTACGAGACCGGCACACGCCTGGCCGCAGATGTCACCGATGACCTGATGCGGTTCCTGGATGCCAGCGATCCGCAGGCACCCTGGTCCCAGGCCCGCGTGTTCGACAGCCGCATCCGCCGCAATATCAAGCTCGCCGAGGCCCCCAGCTTCGGGCAGTCGATCTTCGACTACGACGGTCAGTCGGCCGGAGCGAAAGATTACGGCTCCCTCGTCAACGAAGTTCTGGCCGCCGAAGCCGGCGCTGCCCCTGCCGAGCATCGCGAAGCCGCCTGA